The Coleofasciculaceae cyanobacterium genome window below encodes:
- a CDS encoding STAS domain-containing protein: MIFGVAKAIAREHSAIDNYDVLLVDLAEVPVMGVTSSLAIENAIKESLDVGGAVIVVGATGKVKRRLEKLGIAGLIPEAH, translated from the coding sequence ATGATTTTCGGGGTAGCTAAAGCGATCGCTAGAGAACATAGTGCAATTGATAATTATGATGTCTTATTAGTGGATTTGGCAGAAGTGCCTGTAATGGGAGTAACTTCGTCTTTAGCCATTGAAAATGCGATTAAAGAATCACTTGATGTAGGAGGAGCAGTCATCGTGGTTGGTGCTACGGGGAAAGTAAAACGTCGTTTAGAAAAACTAGGTATTGCTGGTTTGATTCCCGAAGCCCATTGA